Proteins encoded by one window of Anaeromyxobacter diazotrophicus:
- a CDS encoding SLC13 family permease codes for MTAALVVFGATYLAIAAGRVPYLSLDRPSAALLGAVLMVAAGVLTPAQAGAAVNGDTLGLLLGMMMLAAYLTEAGFFRWASWKVVTSVRTPRALLWGLVLAAGGLSAFLVNDTVCLMMTPLVLRIVDDAELPPIPFLLAVAFGSNAGSVATLTGNPQNMIVGTLSGISYARFAAALALPAAASLVAVALLLERMFRAELPRRPLAAAGRLARPALDGPLLAKALGATALVLAGFLAGLPLAWTALAGAALCTAVGGRAPREALMRVDWPLLVFFAGLFVVVAGVGRSGAADRMHEGIAPLLGAGAARQTVVFSLFSVAASQVVSNVPFVLLAGHWIPRMAEPALLWLATALASTLAGNLTVVGSVANLIVLELAGDRGRIGFWRFLRYGSAVTAVTLAISLGILLGERALGWTG; via the coding sequence ATGACCGCCGCCCTCGTCGTGTTCGGCGCGACCTACCTGGCCATCGCCGCCGGGCGCGTCCCGTACCTATCGCTCGACCGGCCGTCCGCGGCGCTCCTCGGCGCGGTGCTCATGGTGGCGGCCGGCGTGCTCACCCCGGCGCAGGCGGGCGCGGCCGTGAACGGCGACACGCTCGGCCTGCTCCTCGGGATGATGATGCTCGCCGCCTACCTGACCGAGGCGGGCTTCTTCCGATGGGCGAGCTGGAAGGTCGTCACCTCGGTCCGGACGCCGCGGGCGCTGCTGTGGGGCCTCGTCCTGGCCGCGGGCGGCCTCTCCGCCTTCCTCGTCAACGACACGGTGTGCCTGATGATGACGCCGCTCGTCCTGCGCATCGTCGACGACGCGGAGCTGCCACCCATCCCGTTCCTGCTGGCGGTCGCCTTCGGCTCCAATGCCGGGTCCGTCGCCACCCTGACCGGCAACCCGCAGAACATGATCGTCGGGACGCTCTCCGGGATCTCCTACGCGCGCTTCGCGGCGGCGCTGGCGCTGCCGGCCGCGGCCTCGCTCGTCGCCGTCGCCCTGCTCCTCGAGCGGATGTTCCGCGCCGAGCTCCCGCGCCGCCCGCTGGCCGCCGCCGGGCGCCTCGCGCGGCCCGCGCTCGACGGACCCTTGCTCGCGAAGGCGCTCGGCGCCACCGCGCTCGTGCTGGCGGGGTTCCTCGCCGGGCTGCCGCTCGCGTGGACGGCGCTGGCGGGCGCCGCGCTCTGCACCGCGGTGGGGGGCCGGGCGCCGCGTGAGGCGCTCATGCGCGTCGACTGGCCCCTGCTCGTCTTCTTCGCCGGCCTGTTCGTGGTGGTCGCCGGCGTCGGGCGCTCCGGCGCCGCCGACCGGATGCACGAGGGCATCGCGCCCCTCCTCGGCGCCGGCGCGGCGCGGCAGACGGTCGTCTTCTCGCTCTTCTCGGTGGCCGCCTCGCAGGTGGTCTCCAACGTGCCCTTCGTGCTCCTCGCCGGGCACTGGATCCCTCGCATGGCCGAGCCCGCGCTCCTGTGGCTCGCGACGGCGCTCGCCTCCACCCTGGCCGGAAACCTGACGGTGGTCGGCTCGGTCGCGAACCTCATCGTGCTCGAGCTGG